A genome region from Nocardiopsis exhalans includes the following:
- a CDS encoding GNAT family N-acetyltransferase, translating into MIRTSALRETPTLTGKSVRLVPLGPEHTDAYFAAGLDEEVRRLTGTHGHLTYERAREWCESREGRGDRLDLAIIAPADGRYLGELSIYAVSPENETAGYRIALSAIEFTGQGLGKEATQLVLEYAFEQIGLHRVWLYVYAFNMRAIAVYRSCGFYVEGRLRDSLLWEGRRHDALLMAVLRTGFRGR; encoded by the coding sequence ATGATCAGAACGAGCGCGCTGCGAGAAACTCCGACTCTCACCGGGAAGAGCGTACGACTGGTCCCCTTGGGTCCCGAGCACACGGACGCCTATTTCGCCGCGGGACTGGACGAGGAGGTCCGCAGGCTCACTGGTACCCACGGCCACCTCACCTACGAACGGGCACGCGAGTGGTGCGAGAGCCGCGAGGGCCGCGGCGACCGGCTGGACCTGGCCATCATCGCCCCCGCCGACGGCCGTTACCTCGGTGAGCTGTCCATCTACGCCGTCTCGCCCGAGAACGAGACCGCCGGGTACCGCATCGCCCTGTCGGCGATCGAGTTCACCGGCCAGGGGTTGGGTAAGGAGGCCACCCAGCTGGTCCTGGAGTACGCCTTCGAACAGATCGGCCTGCACCGGGTCTGGCTGTACGTGTACGCCTTCAACATGCGCGCCATCGCCGTCTACCGCTCCTGCGGCTTCTACGTGGAGGGCCGCCTGCGGGACTCTCTGCTCTGGGAGGGCCGCCGACACGACGCTCTGCTGATGGCCGTCCTCCGCACAGGGTTCAGGGGGCGTTGA
- a CDS encoding MFS transporter encodes MNAPTDTYTAPPREARRARIAVSTLFFVNGFTYTNAVPWLPVIKNSLGLTNAELGLAIAAMPFGAILTGMLAGPLIHWFGSGRTAVGTSLLSLGALPFIALAQNWWMLAGALFVLGSADAWTDSAQNSHGLRVQRRYRRSIINTFHAVWSLAAVCGGLLGAAMAGAGVPILWHLGGVTVLLVAVNLTVSRMLLPGPENSEREDGVNGHDGSRSRIPAKGFVLLLMLGALLMMAGGIEDSAASWGAVYMTGELGAPLFLAAMPFVACQAMMTVGRLFGDRVTDRFGAATVGHACGLLAAGGLAFALLLPHPATTIIGFGVMGLGVSTLFPLTLAAAGNVPGVRTGDGVTVVGWLGRAGFLAFPPMVGFLADSVTLGSALWAIAGAGVAAFLLASALRPRT; translated from the coding sequence GTGAACGCGCCGACCGACACATACACCGCACCCCCTCGCGAGGCCAGGCGCGCCAGGATCGCGGTCTCCACCCTGTTCTTCGTCAACGGTTTCACCTACACGAACGCTGTGCCCTGGCTGCCCGTGATCAAGAACAGCCTGGGCCTGACCAACGCGGAGCTGGGGCTGGCGATCGCCGCGATGCCCTTCGGGGCGATCCTGACCGGGATGCTCGCCGGTCCGCTGATCCACTGGTTCGGCAGCGGGAGAACCGCGGTGGGGACCAGCCTGCTCTCCTTGGGCGCGCTCCCCTTCATCGCGTTGGCGCAGAACTGGTGGATGCTCGCCGGAGCGCTGTTCGTGCTGGGCTCCGCGGACGCCTGGACCGACTCGGCGCAGAACTCCCACGGTCTGCGCGTGCAGCGGCGCTACCGGCGCAGCATCATCAACACCTTCCACGCGGTGTGGAGCCTGGCCGCGGTCTGCGGCGGACTGCTCGGCGCGGCGATGGCCGGGGCCGGGGTACCCATCCTGTGGCACCTGGGCGGGGTGACGGTTCTGCTGGTGGCCGTCAACCTCACCGTGAGCCGCATGCTGCTGCCCGGCCCCGAGAACAGCGAGCGCGAGGACGGGGTCAACGGCCACGACGGCAGCCGCTCGCGCATCCCCGCCAAGGGATTCGTCCTACTCCTGATGCTGGGTGCGCTGCTCATGATGGCCGGGGGCATCGAGGACTCCGCGGCGTCCTGGGGCGCGGTGTACATGACCGGCGAACTGGGCGCGCCGCTGTTCCTGGCCGCGATGCCGTTCGTGGCCTGCCAGGCGATGATGACCGTCGGCCGACTGTTCGGGGACCGGGTGACCGACCGGTTCGGCGCCGCTACGGTGGGGCACGCATGCGGTCTGCTGGCCGCGGGCGGGCTGGCCTTCGCTCTGCTCCTGCCGCACCCGGCGACCACGATCATCGGCTTCGGAGTAATGGGCCTGGGTGTGTCCACGCTGTTCCCGCTCACCCTGGCCGCCGCCGGGAACGTCCCCGGGGTGCGCACCGGGGACGGGGTGACGGTGGTGGGCTGGCTGGGTCGGGCCGGGTTCCTGGCCTTCCCGCCGATGGTGGGCTTCCTCGCCGACTCGGTGACCCTCGGCAGCGCGCTGTGGGCGATCGCGGGCGCGGGGGTGGCGGCCTTCCTCCTCGCCTCGGCTCTGCGGCCGCGAACCTGA
- a CDS encoding YihY/virulence factor BrkB family protein encodes MVGFWEGLWRMCDGWLRRHPVFHNGMLLVLRTTRAFSRDRVIGLAAESAFFALISLPALLLCLLGALGPLAMVFGEELVVEIREWMLDLAARVLTPATVESVVEPLVDDFLGGVPGGVLSVTFLVSLWSGSRAMNVFIRSITISYGLDELRTWLGQRVLAFFAYLGGLLFAVLVLPVLVAGPNIIHELLPLTVGRLNLFYWPIVGLLVIAAVTLLYALSIPVRTPLWRHLPGAVLATLVLLAGSAGLRAYLDASFGQVTIYGSLAAPIAILAWLYVMAIAVLAGSSLNSEIDAMWPTVRTAAARAELANRRFERADRIAQRREQAVIETLNGR; translated from the coding sequence GTGGTGGGTTTCTGGGAGGGCCTGTGGCGAATGTGCGACGGCTGGCTCCGTCGTCATCCCGTTTTCCACAACGGGATGCTCCTCGTGCTGCGCACCACCAGGGCGTTCTCCCGTGACCGGGTGATCGGGCTGGCCGCCGAATCGGCCTTCTTCGCCCTCATCTCCCTGCCCGCCCTGCTGCTCTGCCTCCTGGGCGCCCTGGGGCCGCTGGCCATGGTGTTCGGCGAGGAGCTCGTGGTGGAGATCCGCGAGTGGATGCTGGACCTGGCGGCGCGCGTGCTCACCCCCGCCACGGTCGAGAGCGTGGTGGAGCCGCTGGTGGACGACTTCCTCGGCGGCGTGCCGGGCGGGGTCCTGTCGGTGACCTTCCTGGTGTCCCTGTGGTCGGGTTCGCGGGCGATGAACGTCTTCATCCGCTCCATCACCATCTCCTACGGCCTGGACGAGCTGCGCACCTGGCTGGGCCAGCGGGTGCTGGCCTTCTTCGCCTACCTCGGCGGGTTGCTGTTCGCGGTCCTGGTACTGCCGGTGCTGGTGGCCGGGCCCAACATCATCCACGAACTCCTGCCGCTCACGGTGGGCCGCCTCAACCTCTTCTACTGGCCGATCGTGGGCCTGCTGGTGATCGCGGCGGTCACGCTGCTCTACGCGCTCAGCATCCCGGTGCGCACCCCGCTCTGGCGCCATCTGCCCGGCGCCGTGCTGGCCACCCTGGTGCTCCTGGCCGGCTCGGCGGGGCTGCGCGCCTACCTGGACGCCTCCTTCGGCCAGGTCACCATCTACGGGTCCTTGGCCGCGCCGATCGCCATCCTGGCCTGGCTGTACGTCATGGCGATCGCCGTGCTGGCGGGTTCGTCCCTCAACTCCGAGATCGACGCCATGTGGCCCACCGTGCGCACCGCGGCGGCCCGCGCCGAACTCGCCAACCGCCGTTTCGAACGCGCCGACCGGATCGCCCAGCGCCGCGAGCAGGCGGTCATCGAAACCCTCAACGGCCGCTGA
- a CDS encoding putative leader peptide, protein MLRVRRHVDFLRVSSAICCSVG, encoded by the coding sequence ATGCTCCGCGTGCGCCGCCACGTGGACTTTCTTCGGGTCAGCAGCGCCATCTGTTGCAGCGTCGGATAA
- a CDS encoding nitrite/sulfite reductase: protein MPPSSAQPGKAATAAKPRRRRGEGQWALGYREPLNKNEENKKNDDGLNVRDRIVNVYSKAGFDSIDPADLRGRFRWFGLYTQRAPGIDGGKTAVLEPEELDDRYFMLRVRIDGGQLSAAQLRAVAEISRDYGRDTADITDRQNVQYHWIRVEDVPAIWDKLESVGLSTMEACGDTPRVILGCPLAGVAEQEVLDPTAQIEQVYEEHIGSPLYSNLPRKFKSSMSGCSVHCVNHEINDVAFVGVHNEAGEAGYDLFVGGGLSTNPMFAKRLGTFVRPDQVSEVWAGVCSIFRDYGFRRLRTRARIKFLIKEWGPEKFREVLEEKYLGYALPDGPAPELDPGVRRDHVGVHRQRDGKFYVGFAPKVGRVSGTSLLRIAEIAEEHGSDRIRTTADQKLVILDIEEDRVPSITAALESEDFQVNPSVFRRQTMACTGIEFCKLAIVETKGRAATLIDELEKRLPDFEEPVTINVNGCPNSCARIQVADIGLKGQLVMNEQGEQVEGYQIHLGGGMGLTQAFGKKIRGLKTTADDLPDYVERVLLRFQEQREEGENFAAWVGRADDADLK from the coding sequence ATGCCTCCCTCTTCCGCGCAGCCCGGCAAGGCCGCGACGGCAGCCAAGCCACGGCGACGCCGTGGCGAGGGCCAATGGGCCCTCGGCTACCGTGAGCCGCTGAACAAGAACGAGGAGAACAAGAAGAACGACGACGGGCTCAACGTCCGCGATCGGATCGTCAACGTCTACTCGAAGGCCGGGTTCGACTCGATCGACCCCGCCGACCTCCGCGGGCGCTTCCGCTGGTTCGGCCTCTACACCCAGCGCGCCCCGGGCATCGACGGCGGCAAGACCGCCGTGCTGGAGCCCGAGGAGCTCGACGACCGCTACTTCATGCTGCGCGTGCGCATCGACGGCGGCCAGCTCTCGGCCGCCCAGCTGCGCGCCGTCGCGGAGATATCGCGTGACTACGGGCGCGACACCGCCGACATCACCGACCGGCAGAACGTGCAGTACCACTGGATCCGGGTCGAGGACGTGCCCGCGATCTGGGACAAGCTGGAGTCGGTGGGGCTGTCCACCATGGAGGCCTGTGGTGACACCCCGCGCGTGATCCTGGGCTGCCCACTGGCCGGGGTCGCCGAGCAGGAGGTCCTGGACCCCACCGCGCAGATCGAGCAGGTCTACGAGGAGCACATCGGCAGCCCGCTCTACTCGAACCTGCCGCGCAAGTTCAAGTCGTCGATGTCCGGCTGCTCCGTGCACTGCGTCAACCACGAGATCAACGACGTTGCCTTCGTAGGTGTGCACAACGAGGCCGGTGAGGCCGGGTACGACCTGTTCGTGGGCGGCGGTCTGTCCACCAACCCGATGTTCGCCAAGCGTCTGGGCACGTTCGTGCGCCCCGACCAGGTGAGCGAGGTATGGGCCGGGGTCTGCTCGATCTTCCGCGACTACGGCTTCCGCCGGCTGCGTACCCGCGCCCGGATCAAGTTCCTGATCAAGGAGTGGGGTCCGGAGAAGTTCCGCGAGGTCCTCGAGGAGAAGTACCTCGGCTACGCACTGCCCGACGGCCCCGCTCCGGAGCTGGACCCGGGGGTGCGCCGCGACCACGTGGGCGTGCACCGCCAGCGGGACGGGAAGTTCTACGTCGGCTTCGCGCCCAAGGTGGGCCGCGTCTCGGGCACCTCCCTGCTGCGGATCGCCGAGATCGCCGAGGAGCACGGTTCGGACCGCATCCGCACCACCGCCGACCAGAAGCTGGTCATCCTCGACATCGAGGAGGACCGGGTCCCGTCGATCACCGCGGCGCTGGAATCCGAGGACTTCCAGGTCAACCCGAGTGTCTTCCGCCGCCAGACGATGGCCTGCACCGGCATCGAGTTCTGCAAGCTGGCGATCGTGGAGACCAAGGGCCGGGCCGCCACCCTCATCGACGAGCTGGAGAAGCGCCTCCCCGACTTCGAGGAACCGGTGACCATCAACGTCAACGGCTGCCCGAACTCCTGCGCGCGCATCCAGGTCGCCGACATCGGCCTCAAGGGCCAGCTGGTCATGAACGAGCAGGGCGAACAGGTGGAGGGCTACCAGATCCACCTGGGCGGCGGGATGGGTCTGACCCAGGCCTTCGGCAAGAAGATCCGCGGGCTCAAGACCACCGCCGACGATCTGCCGGACTACGTCGAGCGGGTGCTCCTGCGCTTCCAGGAGCAGCGTGAGGAAGGCGAGAACTTCGCCGCCTGGGTCGGCCGCGCCGACGACGCCGACCTGAAGTGA
- a CDS encoding phosphoadenylyl-sulfate reductase, translating to MNATITQTGGPELAERAALELEEASAQEIIAWAAETFGSELCMTSSMADALMVDLASKTAPGIDVIFLDTGYHFPETIGTRDAVASVYDINLITVEPKRTVAEQDLALGPRLHGRDPGICCHLRKVEPLQRALEPYSAWLTGLRREDSVTRRDTPIVQWDRRRQMTKINPIARWTQQEVDTYMTENGVIVNPLQYDGYPSIGCEPCTRRVAPGEDPRSGRWAGSGKTECGIHT from the coding sequence ATGAACGCCACGATCACCCAGACCGGCGGCCCCGAGCTGGCCGAGCGGGCCGCCTTGGAGCTGGAGGAGGCCTCGGCCCAGGAGATCATCGCCTGGGCGGCCGAGACCTTCGGTTCCGAACTGTGCATGACCTCCTCCATGGCGGACGCGCTCATGGTGGATCTGGCCTCGAAGACCGCTCCGGGGATCGACGTGATCTTCCTGGACACCGGCTACCACTTCCCCGAGACCATCGGCACCCGCGACGCCGTGGCCTCCGTTTACGACATCAACCTGATCACCGTGGAGCCCAAGCGGACCGTGGCCGAGCAGGACCTGGCCCTGGGCCCGCGGCTGCACGGCCGCGACCCCGGCATCTGCTGCCACCTGCGCAAGGTGGAGCCCCTCCAGCGGGCGCTGGAGCCGTACTCGGCGTGGCTGACCGGGCTGCGCCGCGAGGACTCGGTGACCCGCCGCGACACCCCGATCGTGCAGTGGGACCGGCGACGTCAGATGACCAAGATCAACCCGATCGCCCGGTGGACCCAGCAGGAGGTGGACACCTACATGACCGAGAACGGCGTGATCGTGAACCCGCTCCAGTACGACGGCTACCCCTCGATCGGCTGCGAGCCGTGCACCCGCCGGGTGGCGCCGGGCGAGGACCCCCGCAGCGGCCGTTGGGCGGGCAGCGGCAAGACCGAGTGCGGAATTCACACATGA
- a CDS encoding sirohydrochlorin chelatase: MSAVNAGGRAPRGRPSVPLLAVAHGSRDPRSAEAVSAVFERVRSLRPELDVRLSYLDHVAPSAEDALEELAAGGAGEVVVLPTLLTAAFHSKVDLPAVLTGARERSPWLRVHYADTLGPHPLLLDAVERRLTEAGAHAEPGTALVLVSAGSSDAEANAVIESMARQLAERSPWGEVVAAYASAAEPPPGEAVRSLLERGHARVAVSGYLLAPGFFSDRVRDQSTAAGASVVADALGDVPELARVVLERYDAAVAARHAAV, translated from the coding sequence ATGAGCGCCGTGAATGCGGGCGGGCGAGCGCCGAGGGGACGTCCGTCGGTTCCCCTGCTCGCGGTGGCTCACGGAAGCCGAGACCCAAGGTCGGCCGAGGCGGTCTCGGCGGTCTTCGAGCGGGTGCGCTCGCTGCGCCCTGAGCTGGACGTGCGGCTGTCCTACCTGGACCACGTGGCGCCCAGCGCCGAGGACGCCCTGGAAGAGCTGGCCGCGGGCGGCGCCGGTGAGGTCGTGGTGCTGCCGACGCTGCTGACCGCGGCCTTCCACAGCAAGGTGGATCTGCCCGCGGTGCTCACCGGGGCCCGTGAGCGCAGCCCGTGGCTGCGGGTGCACTACGCAGACACCCTGGGCCCGCACCCGCTGCTGTTGGACGCGGTGGAGCGGCGCCTGACCGAGGCCGGAGCGCACGCCGAACCCGGAACCGCGCTGGTGCTGGTGTCGGCGGGGTCCAGTGACGCCGAGGCCAACGCGGTGATCGAGTCGATGGCCCGCCAGCTGGCCGAGCGGAGCCCGTGGGGTGAGGTCGTGGCAGCCTACGCCTCGGCTGCCGAGCCGCCCCCCGGCGAGGCGGTGCGGTCCCTGCTGGAGCGCGGCCACGCCCGGGTGGCGGTCAGCGGTTACCTGCTGGCGCCCGGGTTCTTCTCCGACCGGGTGCGCGACCAGTCGACGGCCGCGGGTGCCTCGGTGGTCGCCGACGCGCTCGGGGACGTACCCGAGCTCGCACGGGTGGTGCTGGAGCGCTACGACGCGGCGGTCGCGGCCCGGCACGCCGCGGTGTAG
- a CDS encoding Hsp20/alpha crystallin family protein — protein sequence MLMRNDHFREFDRIAQRLMENSRPTAVAMDAYRDGEEFVIHFDLPGVNRESIDLEVERNVLTVRAERAELRKEDLELLVNERQTGSFTRQVFLGDTLDTERIRANYADGVLTLRIPVAEQSRARKITVDHSTPDQDRTVIPGQEKSAIRS from the coding sequence ATGTTGATGCGCAACGACCACTTCCGTGAATTCGACCGGATCGCCCAGCGGCTGATGGAGAACAGCCGCCCGACCGCGGTGGCGATGGACGCCTACCGCGACGGCGAGGAGTTCGTGATCCACTTCGATCTGCCCGGCGTCAACCGCGAGAGCATCGACCTGGAGGTCGAGCGCAACGTGCTGACGGTTCGGGCCGAGCGCGCGGAACTGCGGAAGGAGGACCTGGAGCTGCTGGTCAACGAGCGCCAGACCGGGTCCTTCACCCGACAGGTGTTCCTCGGCGACACCCTGGACACCGAGCGGATCCGAGCCAACTACGCCGACGGGGTCCTCACTCTGCGCATCCCCGTGGCGGAGCAGTCCAGGGCCCGCAAGATCACGGTCGACCACAGCACCCCTGACCAGGACCGAACCGTCATCCCCGGCCAGGAGAAGAGCGCGATCAGGTCCTGA
- a CDS encoding MFS transporter, with protein sequence MTDAEPAARARWLWALLGSVVLTHTALNLIRPLISYRTIAVGGDAVEVGLVTAAYALLPLAIAVALGRFTDRAARIAWLAGLGSVVLAVGSLVLAASGGLLALALASTVVGVGHLLCMVAAQALIARYSRPEHLDRDFGWFTAAASLGQLAGPLISGAVLADASGPALLSATSTALLVAGVIAALGALPLLPLARLRPPRRTAEQKAAPPVPTRDLLRRPRMPSALLTSLALLTAVDILTAYLPLIAENRGISPMLVGVLLSLRAGASLLSRLTLPWMLRRWSRRSLIITSTAVAAAALTLVALPLGGFTSLAAVLVVGGFLLGLGQPLTMAQVTTLAPEGARGAALALRIWGNRLGQVAVPAAAAGVAGAVGAPGALLFSAAVLLTAAVTTG encoded by the coding sequence ATGACGGACGCGGAACCGGCCGCACGCGCGCGGTGGCTCTGGGCGCTGTTGGGCAGTGTGGTCCTGACCCACACCGCACTCAACCTCATCCGGCCGCTCATCTCCTACCGCACCATCGCGGTGGGCGGCGACGCCGTCGAGGTCGGCCTGGTCACCGCCGCCTACGCCCTGCTGCCCCTGGCCATCGCGGTGGCCCTGGGCCGCTTCACCGACCGCGCGGCGCGCATCGCCTGGCTCGCCGGGCTGGGTTCGGTCGTCCTGGCCGTCGGGAGCCTGGTCCTGGCCGCCTCCGGGGGACTGCTCGCCCTGGCCCTGGCCAGCACCGTCGTGGGCGTGGGCCACCTCTTGTGCATGGTCGCGGCGCAGGCCCTCATCGCCCGGTACTCCCGCCCCGAACACCTGGACCGCGACTTCGGCTGGTTCACCGCCGCCGCTTCCCTGGGCCAGCTCGCCGGACCACTGATCTCCGGCGCGGTCCTCGCCGACGCCTCGGGCCCGGCTCTGCTCTCGGCCACATCCACCGCGCTGCTCGTCGCCGGGGTGATCGCGGCCCTGGGGGCCCTGCCCCTGCTGCCGCTGGCCCGTCTGCGACCGCCACGGCGCACCGCCGAGCAGAAGGCGGCGCCCCCGGTACCCACCCGGGACCTGCTGCGCCGCCCACGGATGCCCTCGGCCCTGCTCACCAGCCTGGCGCTGCTGACCGCGGTGGACATCCTCACCGCCTACCTGCCGCTCATCGCCGAGAACCGCGGTATCTCCCCGATGCTCGTCGGTGTCCTGCTGAGCCTGCGCGCCGGAGCCTCCCTGCTCTCCCGGCTGACTCTGCCGTGGATGCTGCGCCGCTGGTCCCGCAGATCGCTGATCATCACCAGCACCGCGGTGGCCGCGGCCGCGCTCACCCTGGTGGCGCTGCCCCTGGGTGGTTTCACGTCCCTGGCGGCGGTCCTGGTCGTGGGCGGCTTCCTCCTGGGCCTGGGCCAGCCCCTGACGATGGCCCAGGTGACCACCCTGGCCCCCGAGGGCGCCCGGGGCGCGGCCCTGGCCCTGCGGATCTGGGGCAATCGGCTGGGACAGGTCGCCGTCCCGGCTGCCGCAGCCGGAGTCGCAGGAGCGGTGGGCGCTCCGGGCGCGCTGCTGTTCTCCGCGGCGGTTCTGCTCACCGCCGCCGTCACCACCGGCTGA
- a CDS encoding DUF5713 family protein, whose protein sequence is MPDSAARLDESTLLSDMSADPYFPDHLVAKGKEILLRLSARIESERPADLPALYVLTHAATEEFNALEGEFEAAGSEIETVARDDIGGAFWIVATAHGFADADHEELIGTREW, encoded by the coding sequence GTGCCCGACTCCGCCGCCCGACTGGACGAGAGCACCCTGCTCTCCGACATGTCCGCCGACCCGTACTTCCCCGACCACCTCGTGGCCAAGGGCAAGGAGATCCTGCTGCGGCTGAGCGCGCGCATCGAGTCCGAGCGCCCCGCCGACCTCCCCGCGCTGTACGTGCTCACCCACGCGGCCACCGAAGAGTTCAACGCCCTGGAGGGGGAGTTCGAGGCCGCGGGCAGCGAGATCGAGACCGTGGCCCGGGACGACATCGGCGGGGCCTTCTGGATCGTGGCCACCGCCCACGGGTTCGCCGACGCCGACCACGAGGAGCTCATCGGCACCCGTGAGTGGTGA
- a CDS encoding pyridoxine/pyridoxamine 5'-phosphate oxidase, with protein MTEQGGIRDMLRGLRVFAGPIGEFDPAKAPQDPVGLFVEWLGEAIEAGVHEPHAMTVATADADGTPSARILILKDLTPQGWWFATTTTSLKGLELAVNPQAALLFFWGPQGRQVRLRGPVELAGPEERAADFTARPLEGRVAGLHGRQSQPLDSLESIHSTAEESRARLEAEPDLVPDNWGLYRLAPTEIEFWQADPDRRHTRLRYRREDTAAPWGRELLWP; from the coding sequence ATGACCGAGCAGGGCGGGATCCGGGACATGCTGCGGGGGCTGCGGGTGTTCGCGGGGCCGATCGGTGAGTTCGACCCGGCCAAGGCTCCGCAGGACCCGGTGGGCCTGTTCGTGGAGTGGCTGGGCGAGGCGATCGAGGCCGGGGTACACGAGCCGCACGCGATGACGGTGGCGACGGCGGACGCCGACGGTACGCCCTCGGCGCGCATCCTCATCCTTAAAGACCTCACCCCCCAGGGCTGGTGGTTCGCGACCACCACGACGTCGCTGAAGGGTCTGGAGCTCGCGGTGAACCCGCAGGCGGCACTGCTGTTCTTCTGGGGTCCGCAGGGCCGCCAGGTGCGGCTGCGGGGACCGGTCGAGCTGGCCGGGCCCGAGGAGCGCGCCGCCGACTTCACCGCGCGCCCGCTGGAGGGGCGGGTGGCCGGGTTGCACGGGCGGCAGAGCCAGCCGCTGGACAGCCTGGAGAGCATCCACTCCACGGCCGAGGAGAGCCGCGCCCGGTTGGAGGCCGAGCCGGACCTGGTGCCCGACAACTGGGGCCTGTACCGACTGGCGCCGACCGAGATCGAGTTCTGGCAGGCCGACCCCGACCGGCGGCACACCCGGCTGCGCTACCGCCGCGAGGACACCGCCGCGCCCTGGGGGCGCGAACTCCTGTGGCCCTGA
- a CDS encoding acyl-CoA dehydrogenase family protein — MPATHEVFNQATPLGDYSAADDPALLEGLRREGAGWAEADVREIGDAAGSERVRAWGESANTYPPVLRTHDRYGHRVDEIDFQPAYHVLMDQAVEHGLHAAPWADGREGAHVARAAKFFLWSQAESGHGCPISMTYASVPALRHSPALAEQYEPLLTARTYDFGLRPPLTKRGLIAGMSMTEKQGGSDVRANTTRAAPTSEGHYLLTGHKWFTSAPMSDVFLTLAQAPEGLTCFLVPRVLPDGSRNRLYIQRLKDKLGNKSNASGELEYDGAVAHLVGEPGRGVPTIIEMVNSTRLDCVIGSSAGMRAAVVHALNHAGSRSAFGKPLVEQPLMRNVLADLALESEAATALMTRLAGAVDRSVRGDEGEAAFRRLGVAVGKFWVTKRQPVHAAEALECLGGNGYVEESGMPRLFRDSPLNSIWEGSGNVAALDVLRAMAKSPESVEAFMGELNTAAGSDDHYDAALKRLGQALGDLDEIQYRARSVVELMALALQASVLLRHAPTPVAEAFTASRLGGEWGHVFGTLPRGVDTGLILDRARPRG, encoded by the coding sequence ATGCCCGCCACACACGAGGTGTTCAACCAGGCCACCCCGCTCGGTGACTACAGCGCCGCCGACGACCCCGCCCTGTTGGAGGGCCTGCGCCGCGAGGGAGCGGGCTGGGCCGAGGCCGACGTGCGCGAGATCGGCGACGCCGCGGGCTCGGAGCGGGTGCGCGCCTGGGGTGAGTCCGCCAACACCTACCCCCCGGTCCTGCGCACCCACGACCGCTACGGCCACCGTGTCGACGAGATCGACTTCCAGCCCGCCTACCACGTGCTCATGGACCAGGCGGTGGAGCACGGACTGCACGCCGCTCCCTGGGCCGACGGGCGCGAGGGCGCCCACGTGGCCCGCGCGGCCAAGTTCTTCCTGTGGTCGCAGGCCGAGAGCGGCCACGGCTGTCCGATCTCGATGACCTACGCCTCGGTCCCCGCACTGCGCCACTCCCCCGCCCTGGCCGAACAGTACGAGCCACTGCTGACCGCGCGCACCTACGACTTCGGGCTGCGTCCGCCGCTGACCAAGCGCGGGCTGATCGCGGGCATGTCGATGACCGAGAAGCAGGGCGGTTCGGACGTACGCGCCAACACCACGCGCGCCGCGCCCACCAGCGAGGGCCACTACCTGCTCACCGGGCACAAGTGGTTCACCTCCGCCCCGATGAGCGACGTCTTCCTGACCCTGGCGCAGGCGCCCGAGGGCCTGACCTGCTTCCTGGTGCCTCGGGTCCTGCCCGACGGCAGCCGCAACCGGCTCTACATCCAGCGGCTCAAGGACAAGCTCGGCAACAAGTCCAACGCCTCCGGGGAACTGGAGTACGACGGCGCCGTCGCGCACCTGGTCGGTGAGCCGGGCCGGGGTGTGCCCACCATCATCGAGATGGTCAACAGCACCCGTCTGGACTGCGTGATCGGCTCCTCGGCGGGGATGCGCGCCGCCGTGGTGCACGCGCTCAACCACGCCGGGTCGCGCAGCGCGTTCGGCAAGCCGCTCGTGGAGCAGCCGCTGATGCGCAACGTCCTGGCCGACCTCGCACTGGAGTCGGAGGCCGCCACTGCGCTCATGACGCGGTTGGCGGGTGCGGTGGACCGTTCGGTGCGCGGCGACGAGGGCGAGGCCGCCTTCCGGCGCCTGGGCGTGGCCGTGGGCAAGTTCTGGGTGACCAAGCGCCAGCCGGTGCACGCCGCCGAGGCGCTGGAGTGCCTGGGCGGCAACGGGTACGTGGAGGAGTCGGGTATGCCCCGGCTGTTCCGGGACTCCCCGCTCAACTCCATCTGGGAGGGCTCGGGAAACGTGGCGGCACTGGATGTGCTGCGGGCGATGGCGAAGTCGCCGGAGTCGGTGGAGGCCTTCATGGGCGAGCTGAACACCGCGGCGGGCTCCGACGACCACTACGACGCCGCGCTGAAGCGGTTGGGGCAGGCCCTGGGCGACCTGGACGAGATCCAGTACCGGGCGCGGTCGGTGGTGGAGCTGATGGCGCTCGCCCTCCAGGCGTCGGTGCTGCTGCGCCACGCGCCGACCCCGGTGGCCGAGGCCTTCACCGCCTCGCGGCTGGGCGGGGAGTGGGGCCACGTGTTCGGAACGCTGCCCAGGGGCGTGGACACCGGTCTGATCCTGGACCGGGCCCGACCGCGCGGTTGA